A genomic stretch from Aedes albopictus strain Foshan chromosome 2, AalbF5, whole genome shotgun sequence includes:
- the LOC134286931 gene encoding uncharacterized protein LOC134286931 translates to MGSPLSPVLADIVMDSIISRAINAANIPPQHIRKYVDDLFLLIHKDRVQEVLEIFNRQNESIKFTCEVEKEGNLSYLDMLLIQTGEGRIKTDWYSKPISSGRILNFFSFHPIDQKIGVATNFINRVRTLSTIRTEEEKNQLIRRQLSSNDYPLHLINRMLHQSRPPEAADTPNVYRSVVHIPGLTPTIKRMLRQNVPSVGIACSNTNTVKQLYKTAKDPVPYMQKSNVVYKITCRDCSGCYIGMTKNQLRTRMYGHQTLINTLDRKLSAGLSYDDPEIQLLSQKTALMEHCIQQQHRFDVANPTIIDCCFKTQALPVLEMCHILTTPQTVNRRTDTEDMSATYSFLIASVDDLRRENRRTDGSRNQYNDARHTTQDDTVG, encoded by the coding sequence ATGGGCAGCCCACTGTCACCGGTGTTAGCGGACATCGTGATGGATAGCATCATCAGCAGAGCAATCAATGCAGCAAACATTCCACCGCAGCACATCCGAAAGTATGTAGACGACCTATTTTTGCTGATCCACAAAGATCGGGTGCAGGAGGTACTCGAAATATTCAACCGACAAAACGAAAGCATCAAGTTCACATGCGAGGTTGAAAAGGAAGGGAACCTGTCATACCTGGATATGTTACTGATCCAAACGGGTGAAGGAAGAATAAAAACGGACTGGTATTCAAAGCCGATATCGTCCGGCAGAATACTAAATTTTTTCTCCTTCCATCCCATTGATCAAAAAATCGGGGTTGCAACGAACTTTATCAATCGAGTTCGTACCCTGAGCACAATCCGGACAGAAGAGGAGAAGAATCAACTCATCCGGAGACAGCTTTCAAGCAATGACTACCCACTGCATCTGATAAACAGAATGCTGCATCAATCAAGACCACCCGAAGCAGCAGACACGCCGAACGTATACCGATCTGTGGTGCACATCCCCGGTCTAACACCAACCATCAAGAGAATGCTCAGGCAAAATGTTCCGTCGGTTGGCATTGCATGTAGCAACACCAACACAGTTAAGCAGCTGTATAAAACAGCAAAAGATCCCGTTCCGTACAtgcagaagtccaatgtcgtgtACAAAATAACATGCAGAGACTGCTCCGGTTGCTACATTGGTATGACCAAGAACCAACTGAGAACGAGAATGTATGGCCATCAAACGTTGATAAACACGTTGGATAGGAAGCTCTCAGCTGGACTCTCATACGATGATCCAGAGATACAGCTGCTATCTCAAAAGACTGCTTTGATGGAGCACTGTATACAACAACAGCACAGATTTGACGTAGCCAACCCTACAATCATCGACTGCTGCTTCAAAACTCAGGCTCTCCCTGTTTTGGAAATGTGCCACATTCTCACCACTCCACAAACAGTGAACCGTCGCACTGATACGGAAGACATGAGCGCTACCTACAGCTTTCTCATCGCATCGGTAGACGATCTCCGGAGGGAAAACAGACGCACAGATGGATCGAGAAACCAATACAATGATGCGAGACACACAACACAAGATGACACCGTCGGCTAA